In one window of Pseudomonas sp. IAC-BECa141 DNA:
- a CDS encoding aldose 1-epimerase family protein, with protein MTPLKLVVALSALSAASHAMAWDYVLLDTDKAAQNWQITSQQLGVKTGKPFSVSLRTLHGGRQEGVSIVDIDNGTMKLSVVPTRGMNVLQASVGNVRMGWDSPVKEVVNPSFIELNGRGGLGWLEGFNELVTRCGYEWVGHPGVDNGELLTLHGRAANIPANKVTLHIDETPPYAITLRGELKEQAFKKVDFSVATELVTEPGSVVFALNDTLTNNGDYPKEYQALYHSNFSTPFLEQGARFAAPVKQVSPFNDKAKGDLAEWQTYRAPTKDYDETVYNVVPYADAKGDTLTVLHNKAGSLGVSVGFNTQTLPVFSLWKNTDTQGQGYVTGLEPGTSFSYNRRYQRPLNLVPTIGPKEHKEFRISYSLLADKAAVDKALKQVSEIQGGRETEVRQAPLVDLSKG; from the coding sequence ATGACCCCGCTCAAACTCGTTGTTGCCCTCAGCGCACTGTCCGCTGCTTCCCACGCCATGGCCTGGGATTACGTTCTGCTCGACACCGACAAAGCCGCTCAGAACTGGCAGATCACCAGCCAGCAACTCGGCGTGAAAACCGGCAAACCTTTCAGCGTCAGCCTGCGCACCTTGCATGGTGGTCGGCAGGAGGGCGTCAGCATTGTCGACATTGATAACGGCACGATGAAGCTCTCGGTGGTGCCGACGCGGGGCATGAACGTCTTGCAGGCTTCGGTCGGCAATGTACGCATGGGCTGGGATTCGCCGGTCAAGGAAGTGGTCAATCCGTCCTTCATCGAACTCAATGGCCGCGGCGGTCTGGGCTGGCTGGAGGGTTTCAATGAGTTGGTGACCCGCTGCGGGTACGAATGGGTCGGTCACCCCGGCGTCGACAACGGCGAACTGCTGACCCTGCACGGCCGGGCCGCCAACATTCCTGCGAACAAAGTCACTCTGCACATCGATGAAACGCCACCGTACGCCATCACCCTGCGCGGTGAACTGAAAGAGCAGGCGTTCAAGAAAGTCGACTTCTCCGTCGCTACCGAACTGGTCACCGAACCCGGCAGCGTCGTGTTCGCCCTCAACGACACGCTGACCAACAACGGCGACTATCCGAAGGAGTACCAGGCGCTGTACCACAGCAACTTCAGCACCCCGTTCCTGGAGCAGGGCGCTCGTTTCGCCGCGCCGGTGAAACAGGTGTCGCCGTTCAACGACAAAGCCAAGGGCGATTTGGCTGAATGGCAAACCTACCGCGCACCGACCAAGGACTACGACGAAACGGTTTACAACGTGGTGCCGTATGCCGATGCCAAGGGCGATACGTTGACCGTGTTGCATAACAAGGCTGGCAGTCTGGGCGTTTCGGTTGGCTTCAATACGCAGACATTGCCGGTGTTTTCCCTGTGGAAGAACACCGATACCCAAGGTCAGGGTTATGTCACCGGTCTGGAGCCGGGGACGAGTTTTTCCTACAACCGTCGTTATCAGCGGCCACTGAACCTGGTGCCCACAATCGGGCCGAAGGAACACAAAGAGTTCCGCATCAGCTACAGCTTGTTGGCGGATAAGGCAGCGGTGGATAAGGCCTTGAAGCAGGTGAGCGAGATTCAGGGCGGGCGGGAGACTGAGGTGCGGCAGGCACCGTTGGTGGATCTGAGCAAGGGGTGA
- the alaE gene encoding L-alanine exporter AlaE — protein MLQRPQQSMRRTAFIADTTALILFFTTTGIINERFIAGMTWDQVLHARLVGAVLMVPVARPYGLWRDWVMKRASPRRVSRLLWDSFALVSFQVPLYAAIIASSGASGGELVRGTLGAALMMLALGRPYGAFLNRIRKVFGLPPGGDKPMSLNS, from the coding sequence TTGCTTCAACGCCCGCAACAGTCAATGCGCCGTACTGCATTCATCGCAGACACAACGGCGCTGATCCTGTTTTTCACAACCACCGGCATCATCAATGAACGATTCATTGCCGGCATGACGTGGGATCAGGTTCTTCATGCGCGCCTTGTAGGCGCCGTATTGATGGTGCCCGTCGCAAGACCTTACGGTCTGTGGCGGGACTGGGTGATGAAGCGAGCCAGCCCGCGTCGAGTTTCCAGACTGCTGTGGGACAGCTTCGCCCTCGTCAGTTTCCAGGTCCCCCTCTATGCAGCGATCATTGCCTCCAGTGGTGCATCGGGGGGTGAGCTGGTGCGCGGCACGCTCGGTGCGGCCTTGATGATGCTGGCGCTGGGGCGACCCTACGGGGCATTTCTCAACAGGATACGCAAGGTGTTCGGCTTGCCTCCGGGTGGCGACAAGCCGATGTCGCTGAACAGTTGA